One genomic region from Deltaproteobacteria bacterium encodes:
- a CDS encoding pilus assembly protein, with amino-acid sequence MSFKRKRNILFCQWGNGLLETVLFTPLALFFLLVVTDAGLYLVRKSVFTNAVRAGLASRAHHANSSPLYLDSNFALRVDEGVLEEILDGVVKETSDAVTKGMSSASFDDYKLRAVGVVFEVDEHSGKLLRYSFNGSAESHGNFSLKTRAPRYPYKTQETFLREQLDHANSLSPSSYSVPTGPIVDPQTGYASNRYYGISLGIYVELTALTGGYAPSAVKNSLGEYFAIQQQELELLHMRR; translated from the coding sequence GTGAGTTTTAAGCGCAAGAGAAATATATTGTTTTGTCAGTGGGGCAACGGCTTGCTAGAAACGGTTCTTTTTACGCCGCTTGCACTGTTTTTTTTACTCGTCGTAACGGATGCCGGCTTGTATCTCGTTAGGAAGTCGGTTTTTACAAACGCTGTTAGAGCTGGATTGGCATCAAGGGCTCATCACGCAAATAGCTCGCCACTTTATTTGGATTCAAATTTTGCATTGAGAGTCGACGAGGGAGTTTTAGAGGAAATTCTCGATGGCGTAGTTAAGGAAACATCGGATGCAGTGACAAAGGGAATGAGTTCGGCGAGCTTTGACGACTATAAACTCAGGGCAGTCGGTGTGGTGTTCGAAGTGGATGAGCATAGCGGAAAACTGCTTAGATACTCATTTAACGGATCTGCAGAAAGTCATGGAAACTTTAGTCTAAAAACTCGCGCGCCTCGCTATCCGTATAAGACACAGGAGACGTTTCTTCGCGAACAGCTAGACCACGCTAACTCGCTTAGTCCCAGTAGTTACTCAGTTCCAACGGGGCCTATCGTGGATCCGCAGACTGGTTACGCTTCTAATAGATACTACGGCATTTCGCTAGGAATTTACGTTGAGCTTACTGCGCTTACCGGTGGATACGCACCCTCAGCAGTGAAAAACTCGCTTGGCGAGTATTTTGCAATTCAACAGCAAGAACTTGAACTTTTGCACATGCGCCGATAG
- the rplM gene encoding 50S ribosomal protein L13, which translates to MSTYFESREQAEASRSWRIVDAKDQVVGRLASQIASVLRGKDKPTFAPHNDCGDFVVVINAKDIKFTGNKLKSKVYRHHTGFAGGVKTIPTAKLFAEKPEQIIMKAVGRMLPKTPLGKKQLQKLKVYSGSEHPHQAQQPKPFLSKECCGS; encoded by the coding sequence ATGAGTACGTATTTTGAAAGTCGCGAACAGGCAGAAGCTAGTCGCAGTTGGAGAATTGTTGATGCAAAGGATCAAGTGGTGGGTCGCTTGGCATCGCAAATCGCAAGTGTGCTTCGCGGCAAAGATAAGCCAACTTTTGCGCCTCATAATGACTGCGGAGATTTTGTGGTCGTAATCAATGCAAAAGATATTAAGTTTACGGGCAATAAATTGAAAAGCAAGGTATATCGACATCACACTGGATTTGCTGGCGGTGTAAAGACTATACCAACAGCTAAACTGTTTGCTGAGAAGCCAGAGCAAATAATTATGAAGGCCGTCGGTAGAATGCTTCCCAAAACACCTTTAGGAAAAAAACAGCTTCAGAAATTAAAAGTATATTCGGGCTCTGAACATCCGCACCAGGCACAACAGCCTAAGCCGTTTCTTTCAAAAGAATGCTGCGGTAGCTGA
- the rpsI gene encoding 30S ribosomal protein S9, producing the protein MAIKPICATGRRKTSAARVYISPAKDSEGAITVNKLPYEDYFPSSIMQMVIKQPIALTEESSGKYDIRVTVRGGGISSQAGAVLHGISRALVQADPTLRSVLKKGGFLTRDDRAVERKKPGRHKARKRPQFSKR; encoded by the coding sequence ATGGCTATAAAACCGATTTGTGCTACTGGACGTAGAAAGACATCTGCTGCACGCGTTTATATATCTCCCGCAAAAGACAGCGAAGGCGCAATAACAGTTAACAAGCTGCCGTACGAGGATTACTTCCCAAGTTCAATCATGCAGATGGTTATTAAGCAGCCAATCGCATTGACAGAAGAATCTAGCGGCAAATATGACATTAGAGTAACTGTAAGAGGTGGCGGAATCAGTTCCCAAGCAGGGGCAGTTTTGCACGGCATATCCCGCGCACTTGTGCAAGCTGACCCAACGCTACGATCGGTTCTAAAGAAAGGAGGCTTTCTTACTCGGGACGATCGAGCCGTAGAGCGAAAAAAGCCTGGTCGACATAAGGCGAGAAAGAGACCACAGTTCTCTAAGCGTTAA
- a CDS encoding efflux transporter outer membrane subunit, with translation MAYLAKCFFRQWVARSLIVLYTAPFALLNGCAWLYGNAMPESPAAAVAELSPKKIPIKFGVTDGTAADAENLGDLSRVLGEKWWEDFGDNRLNSLVNRVVNGNLELKQSYARFLQQDARYKVARADLWPELSISASADRSRLNLRFLPKQTSGFSVKPINSDFQLSIPASYEVDIWGRVWHSKEASKSEMHAAKEDYNFAKLSIIADVADTYFAIAQACGQLKLIDENLQSDRRLYELISARYVAGLAGALDVFQARQNLSTNLARQPQLDIELARAKQSLNILLGEFSGESLECEKTRLPEFDCVLPETIPATYVLSRPDVLAALYRLRAQHAKLSAVVASRFPNVLLRASGAYVGANIDEVFRPENLVWNLAVELGLTIIDGGRKKAREELEKAVLDEVSTSFLRTVLVAFKEVEIALTEVEAEKRRIQLIRDKELAVRNTLSVSTRDYLQGLSDLLAVLVARISYYNTQTELLVARRRLLSLYVQVARTLGVGAPMQNSVERVSESRN, from the coding sequence TTGGCCTACTTGGCAAAGTGTTTTTTTAGGCAATGGGTGGCGCGCTCGCTAATAGTTTTATATACAGCACCCTTCGCTCTCTTAAATGGCTGCGCGTGGCTCTATGGCAATGCGATGCCCGAAAGCCCGGCGGCCGCTGTGGCAGAATTAAGTCCAAAGAAAATTCCCATTAAATTTGGCGTAACAGACGGCACTGCTGCCGATGCCGAAAATCTGGGCGACTTAAGTAGGGTGTTGGGGGAGAAATGGTGGGAGGATTTTGGAGACAATCGCCTCAACTCGCTAGTTAATCGGGTTGTAAATGGTAACCTAGAGCTTAAGCAAAGCTACGCACGATTCCTTCAGCAAGATGCCAGGTATAAAGTCGCGAGGGCGGATTTGTGGCCCGAGTTATCGATCTCGGCCAGTGCTGATCGCTCGCGTCTTAACCTTCGCTTTTTGCCAAAACAAACAAGCGGATTTTCCGTCAAGCCAATTAATAGCGATTTTCAGCTTTCGATACCAGCCTCTTATGAGGTCGATATTTGGGGGCGCGTTTGGCATAGCAAGGAAGCAAGTAAGTCAGAGATGCACGCTGCTAAAGAGGACTATAATTTTGCAAAACTTAGCATTATCGCCGATGTGGCCGATACATACTTTGCCATAGCTCAGGCCTGTGGACAGCTAAAACTAATCGATGAAAATTTGCAGTCCGACAGGCGCTTGTACGAACTCATAAGTGCGCGCTATGTGGCTGGTCTCGCAGGCGCGTTAGACGTCTTCCAAGCACGACAAAATCTATCGACCAATTTAGCACGCCAACCCCAGCTGGACATAGAGCTCGCACGAGCTAAGCAATCCTTAAATATACTACTAGGCGAATTCAGCGGCGAATCGCTAGAATGTGAAAAAACGAGATTGCCAGAGTTTGATTGCGTTTTGCCCGAAACAATCCCTGCTACCTACGTGCTTTCGCGACCGGATGTATTGGCAGCATTGTATAGATTGCGCGCTCAACATGCTAAGTTAAGCGCGGTGGTTGCAAGCAGGTTTCCCAATGTATTGTTACGCGCGTCTGGAGCATACGTTGGAGCGAATATTGACGAGGTGTTTCGACCAGAAAACCTAGTGTGGAACCTTGCAGTGGAGTTAGGGTTAACTATTATCGATGGGGGAAGAAAAAAGGCGCGCGAAGAACTAGAAAAGGCAGTATTAGATGAAGTGAGCACGAGTTTCCTTAGAACTGTGCTCGTTGCATTTAAGGAAGTAGAGATCGCCCTAACAGAGGTTGAGGCAGAAAAACGCCGCATTCAGCTAATAAGGGATAAAGAACTTGCCGTAAGAAACACTCTTAGCGTGTCCACACGAGATTACCTTCAAGGTCTAAGCGACCTTCTCGCTGTGCTAGTGGCTAGAATTAGTTATTATAACACCCAAACTGAGTTGCTGGTAGCTCGTAGGCGGCTACTCTCGCTTTACGTTCAAGTGGCCCGAACACTTGGAGTGGGAGCGCCAATGCAAAATTCTGTCGAACGAGTTAGTGAGTCGAGGAATTAA
- a CDS encoding HlyD family efflux transporter periplasmic adaptor subunit: MMVSRQNKKPVMALGFGILSLLLFWVFRQRPTELPQENLGVLVDTVAARKSDVPIEISATGTVEPKQRVNVSTEINGRVISINDAFVEGGFIKKDTPIFRIDDRDYSNEVEVRRSDVLSAEEQLETIKARAQIAGLEWKVMKGATAQSSSIADGVVDMAEPSALALFGPQLKNAEGKLLAARARLSQAELAFQRTTVFAPFNCIVISKRVDVGQYIKSGDVAAEVYGTDVAKIVVSILADEARWISAARKESQELNLPARVYMSVGSNVLSWNGRMRRFLGEVDSRTRMVQAVVEVDEPYSLSPTANGRRNSALLMGSFVQVVISDVGMLNGVFVIPRLALRQGSTTWVVNGENVLDERRVEVARFMDDEVVISSGLEEGDRVVITNIAGASSGLRLRVREPSS, encoded by the coding sequence ATGATGGTGTCAAGACAAAACAAGAAGCCTGTCATGGCGCTAGGATTCGGCATCTTGTCACTCTTGTTGTTTTGGGTTTTTCGGCAGCGTCCGACCGAGCTACCGCAAGAAAATTTAGGCGTCTTAGTGGATACGGTAGCTGCACGTAAAAGCGATGTGCCAATCGAGATAAGCGCCACGGGGACAGTAGAGCCTAAACAGCGCGTGAATGTGTCGACCGAAATTAACGGACGGGTAATTTCGATAAACGATGCTTTTGTCGAAGGCGGTTTTATTAAAAAGGATACGCCAATATTTAGAATCGACGATAGAGATTACAGTAACGAAGTCGAGGTGAGACGTTCCGATGTGTTGTCTGCCGAAGAGCAGCTTGAAACTATCAAGGCAAGAGCGCAAATTGCTGGGCTGGAGTGGAAAGTCATGAAAGGCGCCACGGCCCAATCTTCAAGCATTGCGGATGGAGTTGTCGATATGGCAGAACCCAGTGCGCTGGCACTTTTTGGACCGCAGTTAAAAAATGCCGAGGGCAAATTACTCGCGGCGAGAGCAAGGTTATCACAGGCGGAACTTGCCTTTCAGCGCACTACTGTTTTTGCACCGTTTAATTGCATCGTTATCTCCAAGCGGGTCGATGTTGGTCAATATATTAAGTCGGGCGACGTCGCTGCTGAGGTTTATGGAACTGACGTCGCTAAAATTGTCGTTTCAATTCTTGCAGACGAAGCTCGCTGGATTAGTGCGGCTAGAAAGGAAAGCCAAGAGCTTAACCTGCCGGCAAGAGTTTATATGAGTGTTGGGTCGAATGTGCTCTCATGGAATGGCAGGATGCGGCGGTTTTTGGGCGAAGTGGATTCGAGAACGCGAATGGTTCAGGCTGTAGTGGAAGTGGATGAGCCGTACTCACTTAGTCCTACTGCAAATGGCCGACGCAATTCCGCTCTGCTCATGGGAAGTTTCGTGCAAGTGGTTATATCCGATGTTGGCATGTTAAATGGCGTATTTGTCATTCCGCGCCTTGCCTTGCGGCAGGGTTCCACGACATGGGTGGTAAACGGCGAAAATGTGCTAGATGAGCGGCGCGTAGAAGTAGCGCGTTTTATGGACGATGAGGTCGTCATTAGCAGCGGTTTAGAAGAGGGCGACCGCGTAGTAATCACCAATATTGCTGGCGCCTCTTCTGGATTAAGACTTAGAGTTAGAGAACCGAGCTCGTAA
- a CDS encoding efflux RND transporter permease subunit, with product MFSAMRWMAKNSVAANIAMAVLLFGGLLFAPSIKQEIFPEFQLDLVNIAVPYSGAGPEEVEQGICLPVEEAISGIEGIKETSCIAYEGAGLVTAELLSSSNVDAVVQDIKSEVDGIRTFPKEAEEPKVSKVVPRHEVLSIAVFGEASQKSLREMAESIRDDLLEYPEITQIELSGVAPYEISVEITEENLRKYRLSLDTIAERIRQGYVDLPAGVVKEAGGEILLRTRDKRDYGADYESIRVVSTPAGAEVRLGDIAKVLDEFEDVDERGFFDGKPAAMLRVFRVGEQAPIEISEIVRDYVAKKRHGLSGNIDIGIWDDRSELLKSRLELLLKNAYIGLVLVFVVLGLFLELKLAFWVTMGIPVSFLGTMLFLPGLDISINMVSLFAFILCLGIVVDDAIVVGENIYEHRLSGKSLTDSAVDGVIEVAMPVAFSTLTTISAFFPMLFISGTMGKFVWVIPAIVITVLSISLFECFFILPSHLAHSAHLALGGSSLGRIERSRQEFGRKVDIFVENVFKPIASKAVQNRVFTLSIAASFLLFSFGLLFGGLVKFINLPPSDGEIVSVSVEMPVGTTAANTSGVVKRIQDSALIVASEFDDLAIDGYKSLRNIFATVGKSQEVGPHGGGFLRSGGHIAGVTAFLASSDNRHFRASDFAKNWRERVGEIPGVKSLVFSSDFANPEDDIDIRLEHEDLSILRQASERLLGALRQFAGVRDARDNFALGTRELKFKLLPRGRMLGLTEAELAKQVRAGYFGAEALRIQRGRNELKVMVRYSKEERDRLSSLENMRIRLSDGAEVPLVEVVQVSESEGYSEIRRSNRKRIVNVSALVDYSMANPDQIISVLQSGVLKDLMLDYPGLSSSLSGTEQDRRESNASLLRGFVFALALIYAQLAIVFRHYMQPLVVMFAIPFAFAGAVLAHFILGHDISLLSMCGFVALAGVVVNDSLVLIDFVNSLRREGMGLSEALITSACRRFKPIILTSLTTFFGLVPLIFETSFQAQFLVPMAISLGFGVVFGTFVTLLVVPAFYVVLDRGSAVK from the coding sequence GTGTTTAGTGCAATGCGGTGGATGGCAAAAAACAGCGTGGCGGCAAATATCGCCATGGCTGTGTTGCTATTTGGAGGCTTGCTATTTGCTCCGTCTATCAAGCAGGAAATTTTTCCTGAGTTTCAACTTGACCTCGTAAACATTGCAGTTCCTTATTCAGGTGCTGGGCCGGAGGAAGTCGAGCAGGGGATTTGTCTTCCAGTCGAAGAGGCCATCTCAGGTATAGAGGGCATTAAGGAGACGAGTTGTATAGCGTATGAAGGTGCTGGGTTAGTTACCGCTGAGCTATTGTCATCCTCGAATGTCGATGCGGTGGTTCAGGATATAAAGTCAGAGGTAGACGGTATTCGCACGTTTCCGAAGGAGGCTGAGGAGCCAAAAGTCTCAAAGGTTGTGCCCCGGCACGAGGTGTTGTCTATTGCAGTATTTGGCGAGGCGTCGCAAAAATCGCTGCGCGAAATGGCAGAATCAATTCGAGACGATTTATTGGAATACCCGGAAATTACTCAGATCGAGCTCTCGGGTGTCGCCCCCTATGAAATATCAGTCGAAATCACCGAGGAAAATCTGCGCAAATATCGACTTAGTCTAGATACAATCGCCGAACGCATTAGGCAGGGGTATGTCGATTTGCCTGCTGGCGTCGTCAAAGAAGCGGGCGGAGAAATCTTGCTAAGGACTAGGGATAAGCGCGACTACGGTGCTGATTACGAATCTATTCGCGTAGTATCGACGCCTGCTGGCGCAGAGGTAAGACTTGGCGATATTGCGAAAGTGCTGGATGAATTTGAGGATGTTGACGAAAGGGGATTTTTTGACGGCAAGCCCGCTGCAATGCTTAGAGTGTTTCGCGTTGGCGAGCAAGCTCCGATCGAGATATCTGAAATAGTTCGAGATTATGTCGCGAAAAAGCGCCACGGGCTTTCTGGAAATATCGATATAGGCATTTGGGATGACAGATCTGAGTTGCTTAAATCTCGCTTAGAACTACTACTAAAAAATGCCTATATAGGGCTTGTGTTAGTGTTTGTAGTGTTGGGCCTATTTTTAGAGCTGAAGCTCGCCTTCTGGGTTACAATGGGCATTCCGGTATCGTTTTTAGGCACAATGCTTTTTCTACCGGGCTTGGATATTAGCATTAATATGGTTTCGCTGTTTGCATTTATTTTGTGTCTAGGAATAGTTGTAGATGACGCTATTGTAGTAGGTGAAAATATTTACGAGCATCGCTTATCGGGCAAGTCGCTAACAGATAGTGCTGTGGATGGGGTGATAGAGGTTGCTATGCCGGTAGCGTTTTCTACCTTAACTACTATAAGCGCTTTTTTCCCAATGTTGTTTATTTCCGGCACAATGGGAAAGTTTGTTTGGGTCATTCCGGCAATTGTAATAACCGTCCTTAGCATTTCGTTGTTCGAATGTTTTTTTATTTTGCCGTCTCACCTAGCGCATTCTGCTCATTTGGCGCTTGGAGGAAGTTCTTTGGGTAGAATAGAAAGGAGTCGGCAGGAGTTTGGTCGCAAGGTAGATATTTTTGTCGAGAATGTTTTTAAGCCCATCGCTAGTAAAGCGGTGCAGAACCGAGTATTCACGCTAAGTATTGCCGCTTCATTTCTCCTTTTTTCCTTTGGACTTCTCTTTGGTGGTTTGGTTAAGTTTATTAATCTTCCTCCCAGCGATGGCGAGATAGTGAGCGTAAGCGTGGAGATGCCGGTAGGAACAACTGCCGCAAATACGAGTGGGGTCGTTAAGCGCATTCAGGACAGCGCATTAATAGTGGCTAGTGAGTTCGACGACCTGGCTATTGATGGGTATAAGTCATTGAGAAATATCTTCGCGACTGTCGGAAAAAGTCAGGAGGTTGGGCCACATGGTGGGGGTTTCTTGCGCAGTGGTGGGCACATAGCGGGTGTGACAGCCTTTTTAGCCTCTAGCGATAATCGGCATTTTCGAGCTAGTGATTTTGCTAAGAATTGGAGGGAGCGGGTGGGGGAAATTCCTGGAGTTAAATCTCTCGTGTTTTCTTCTGATTTTGCAAATCCGGAGGACGACATAGATATTCGGCTTGAGCACGAGGACCTTTCTATCCTTCGGCAGGCTAGCGAGAGGCTTTTAGGTGCTTTGCGACAATTTGCGGGAGTTAGGGATGCACGGGATAACTTTGCCTTAGGTACGCGGGAGCTGAAGTTTAAACTACTTCCTCGAGGAAGAATGCTCGGGTTAACCGAGGCGGAGCTAGCCAAGCAGGTGCGCGCTGGATATTTCGGCGCAGAGGCTTTGCGCATACAACGTGGACGGAACGAACTCAAAGTCATGGTGCGTTATTCCAAGGAGGAGCGGGACAGGTTGAGCTCGCTTGAGAATATGCGGATACGGCTATCTGATGGGGCGGAGGTCCCTCTCGTAGAGGTCGTCCAAGTTAGCGAGTCTGAGGGGTATAGCGAAATTCGACGCTCAAACCGCAAGCGAATAGTAAACGTTTCGGCGTTGGTCGATTATTCGATGGCAAATCCCGATCAGATTATCTCAGTGCTTCAATCTGGCGTGCTTAAAGACCTAATGCTCGATTATCCCGGCCTAAGTTCAAGTTTGTCTGGGACTGAGCAAGACAGGCGAGAATCTAATGCCAGCTTGTTAAGGGGCTTTGTCTTTGCGCTAGCCTTAATCTATGCACAGCTAGCCATAGTGTTTAGGCATTACATGCAGCCGTTGGTAGTAATGTTTGCAATTCCATTTGCCTTTGCAGGAGCTGTGTTGGCTCATTTCATATTGGGCCATGATATTAGCTTGCTCAGCATGTGCGGGTTCGTTGCTCTCGCGGGGGTAGTTGTGAATGATTCGTTGGTATTGATCGATTTTGTTAACTCCCTAAGACGCGAGGGAATGGGGCTTTCTGAGGCACTGATTACTAGTGCCTGTAGGAGGTTTAAACCCATCATCCTCACTTCTTTGACGACGTTTTTTGGCCTGGTGCCGCTCATTTTTGAGACAAGTTTTCAGGCGCAGTTCTTAGTTCCAATGGCCATAAGCCTTGGATTTGGCGTCGTCTTCGGCACGTTCGTTACATTATTAGTCGTGCCAGCGTTTTATGTAGTGCTAGACAGAGGTAGCGCAGTTAAGTAG
- a CDS encoding sigma-54-dependent Fis family transcriptional regulator, whose protein sequence is MTEVTERKRVLVVDDESNVRESLRLILNREYEVDVAESGSVALEILRSQLVDRSSKSEGNQARLPLPDLVLLDVVMPGCDGLKLLEEIKADYPAMPVIMLTANKTVKTAVAAMKIGAVDYLNKPFEIEELLSLIDRTLVQVNNLKNLHKTSALELSGRADLPNLPGDFGCMVGRHPVICELYQKINQVAERDTTVLVTGESGTGKELVAREIHKRSRRASGPFIPLNCAAIPETLIESELFGHEKGSFTHAIEKRIGHFELATNGTLFLDEIGELSLPVQVKMLRFLQDQEFYRIGCSKPIKVDVRIVAATNRSLEVAIQEGRFRQDLYYRINVVSLEVPPLRERLEDIPHLVDFFLKRFSSLYSGRAPKILDETMNVLMAYSWPGNVRELENVTESILALTTTSEISPAELPPRIRGAVRKAGGDLRQNVLDGITPFEEAERAFEKELIEKALEKTNYVQTRAAELLGISRRILKYKMDKLGLSDKAPQSD, encoded by the coding sequence ATGACTGAAGTCACAGAACGCAAGCGAGTCTTAGTCGTAGACGACGAATCTAATGTGCGCGAATCGCTAAGGTTAATCCTAAATAGAGAATATGAAGTTGACGTTGCAGAATCGGGAAGTGTTGCATTAGAAATACTACGCTCTCAATTAGTGGATCGTTCCAGTAAATCGGAGGGTAATCAGGCTAGGCTTCCCTTGCCGGATCTCGTGTTGCTCGATGTCGTAATGCCGGGATGCGACGGGTTAAAGCTGCTAGAAGAGATTAAGGCGGACTACCCAGCCATGCCAGTTATAATGTTGACGGCGAATAAAACTGTAAAAACAGCCGTCGCGGCAATGAAGATTGGCGCAGTGGACTACCTCAACAAGCCTTTTGAGATCGAAGAGTTACTTAGTCTTATCGATCGCACACTCGTTCAAGTTAACAATTTGAAGAATCTGCACAAGACGTCGGCGCTAGAGCTAAGTGGTCGGGCTGATCTTCCGAATCTACCCGGTGATTTTGGCTGCATGGTAGGTCGTCACCCGGTGATTTGCGAGCTGTATCAAAAAATCAATCAAGTTGCCGAACGCGATACCACCGTGCTCGTGACTGGCGAATCTGGCACTGGAAAGGAGTTGGTGGCAAGAGAAATTCACAAAAGAAGTCGCCGAGCATCGGGGCCATTTATTCCTCTTAACTGTGCGGCGATTCCAGAGACGCTAATAGAATCGGAACTTTTCGGGCACGAAAAAGGTTCATTTACGCATGCTATCGAAAAGCGAATAGGGCATTTTGAACTCGCAACTAACGGCACCTTATTTTTGGATGAAATCGGCGAATTAAGTCTGCCAGTTCAGGTAAAGATGCTGCGGTTTTTGCAGGATCAAGAATTCTATCGCATAGGTTGCTCAAAGCCTATTAAAGTAGATGTTCGCATTGTGGCCGCAACAAACCGAAGTCTCGAGGTGGCGATTCAAGAAGGAAGGTTTAGGCAAGACCTTTACTATCGAATAAATGTAGTGTCGCTCGAAGTTCCCCCATTGCGCGAACGCTTGGAGGATATTCCGCATTTAGTCGATTTCTTTCTAAAACGCTTTTCTTCGCTCTACAGTGGGCGTGCTCCTAAAATCCTCGACGAAACGATGAATGTCTTAATGGCGTATTCCTGGCCAGGAAACGTGCGCGAACTAGAAAACGTGACGGAAAGCATCCTGGCGCTAACTACAACTAGCGAAATTTCACCTGCCGAACTTCCACCACGCATTCGCGGTGCAGTGCGCAAAGCAGGCGGCGATTTGAGACAAAATGTCCTGGACGGAATTACGCCGTTTGAGGAAGCAGAAAGAGCCTTCGAAAAAGAACTTATTGAAAAAGCACTAGAGAAAACTAACTACGTGCAAACGCGCGCAGCCGAACTTCTAGGAATCAGCCGTCGCATCCTAAAATACAAAATGGACAAGCTAGGCCTAAGCGATAAAGCTCCGCAAAGCGACTAA
- a CDS encoding Smr/MutS family protein — MKKPSSNATSRKFAPGEIVFCPELRLNLEILEGPNAKGEYLSLKGSVRLWISSGRLQATEAPKKKARKQKSNSVPLVNRHKDSQDKMLRLDMHGFTVSQAVEQLEMALDKALHRDFRGLEVIHGIGSGALREAVHKYLSSSRHVSNFRLLEQNPGTTMVYL; from the coding sequence ATGAAAAAGCCAAGTTCCAATGCTACTAGTCGCAAATTTGCTCCAGGCGAAATAGTTTTCTGTCCCGAGTTGCGATTAAACCTAGAGATACTAGAGGGCCCAAACGCTAAAGGAGAGTATTTGTCGTTAAAGGGAAGCGTCCGCCTGTGGATAAGCAGTGGCCGCTTGCAGGCAACCGAGGCTCCTAAGAAAAAAGCTAGAAAACAAAAAAGCAACAGCGTTCCGCTCGTTAATCGCCATAAGGACTCGCAGGACAAGATGCTTAGGCTCGACATGCATGGGTTTACAGTTAGTCAAGCAGTCGAGCAGTTGGAAATGGCTCTCGATAAGGCACTGCATAGAGATTTTAGAGGTTTAGAGGTAATACACGGAATTGGAAGCGGCGCTTTGCGCGAAGCTGTACATAAATATTTAAGCAGCTCGCGCCATGTTAGCAATTTTAGGCTATTGGAACAAAATCCAGGAACGACTATGGTGTATCTGTGA
- a CDS encoding transglycosylase SLT domain-containing protein — protein MSKRFSTSAKLISISAPFAEGNLAATDNSILSEPFQSNALIVHDASFEEIVERVASHHSDIQTSAVRVSKAPLPPLPGLHTTIANLVCVLLAATWCSLSWCASIIWRYIRHHPSHAVFNVFIVFVFGLLALTGERFREQLLLSQIPDVTVDELIRASSYRREFVSPELSGKGSDEFLGVGAPPWAQREAIRAILYYARRGGLSLTDQAVLLAIAEVESGFNPMARAPTTSACGLFQFVKGTAALYGLSQEQCMNPWINAQAGIAHYRDNYQRGVESRVANLRGIEKLARTFEFSYYLHHDGPNSSNPAAEVKSVVLGGMPFLFRAHIALEKEFNSAEQVPTFLESVWRTFYELLDSIRSRFSVKNKLAAG, from the coding sequence TTGTCGAAAAGATTTAGCACTTCTGCCAAGTTAATTAGTATTAGCGCTCCGTTCGCTGAGGGTAATTTGGCGGCCACTGATAATAGCATTTTGAGCGAACCGTTTCAGTCTAATGCCCTAATCGTTCACGACGCTTCTTTTGAAGAGATTGTCGAACGGGTAGCGTCGCATCATAGCGATATACAGACTTCCGCTGTGCGAGTGAGTAAAGCTCCATTGCCGCCACTTCCTGGTTTGCATACTACAATAGCTAACTTAGTTTGCGTTCTGCTTGCGGCCACTTGGTGCTCACTTAGTTGGTGCGCGAGCATCATATGGCGGTATATACGACATCATCCAAGTCATGCGGTGTTTAATGTTTTTATAGTTTTTGTTTTCGGACTTCTTGCTCTAACAGGGGAGCGATTCCGTGAGCAGTTACTACTAAGTCAAATCCCTGATGTTACCGTCGATGAATTGATTCGCGCTTCGAGTTATAGGCGTGAATTCGTTTCGCCAGAGCTAAGCGGAAAGGGCAGTGATGAATTCCTCGGCGTAGGTGCGCCTCCATGGGCCCAGCGCGAAGCAATTCGCGCTATTCTTTATTACGCTCGTCGCGGTGGATTGTCATTGACAGATCAAGCTGTGCTCTTAGCCATAGCCGAGGTGGAGTCGGGGTTTAATCCAATGGCACGGGCTCCTACTACTTCGGCCTGCGGCCTATTTCAGTTTGTTAAGGGAACTGCTGCCTTGTATGGTTTAAGCCAGGAGCAATGTATGAATCCTTGGATAAATGCTCAGGCAGGCATTGCGCACTACCGCGACAATTACCAAAGGGGTGTAGAAAGCCGCGTTGCAAATCTTCGAGGTATTGAAAAACTAGCTCGCACTTTTGAGTTTAGTTACTACTTGCATCACGACGGGCCTAATTCTTCAAATCCGGCGGCAGAAGTTAAAAGTGTAGTTTTGGGCGGAATGCCATTCTTGTTTCGCGCTCATATCGCCTTGGAAAAGGAGTTTAACTCGGCCGAGCAAGTTCCAACTTTTTTAGAGAGCGTATGGAGAACTTTTTATGAGTTATTAGATTCAATTCGGTCTAGGTTTTCCGTGAAAAATAAGCTAGCTGCTGGATAG